The genomic region TCAAAATACCTAATAAAGGTTGGTTTAGTCACAGGTATTGAGCCATCACCACCATTCGGGCCAATAGAAATATTCACCTGTTCATCTGGTGATGTAATTGAAGAATGGCTCCACCAGTCATACTTCGAAGCTTCAGCTGCGTTTACATCAATCATACCTCCGTCAAATCCAGCAATATAATCAGATAAATTTTGCATGCCACCAAACAAGAATCCAAAATTTTCCGAGGTAGAATTTCCTTCCTTACCAAGATAATCAAACCGCCCCTTAGACCAGTTCATTGCACCAAAACCAATAGAACTTGAAATATCATTTTTACCACCAGAAAGAACATTCATTCCAAGTGAATTCATTGTTGACCCTGTTGCCAGACCTAGTGTACCGGCAAATGGTATCTCTGATGCTGCAATTGAGGCACCTGCCAGTGCACTATATCCTCCAATTAACCCGCCTCCAATTGAATACGCCAATAATCCCCATCCATCAGCACCTGCTTCCTTACCAATTTGGTAACCAGTATATACGCCAATCCAATGTCCGATGAAATAAGCAACAGCAAGATCATCAAAACCAAATATCTCCCCACTCGGATCAGTAAAACTAATCGGGTTATTGCCGCAATAGTTATAGAACGACGGCGTTTGCCCCATAGGGTCCATGGCATAGAACCGCCCGATTGCCGGATCGTACATCCGTGCCTTGTAGTTCATCAACCCGGTTCTGATGTTTCATGCGAACGGGCGACTTTCCCGAATTGGGTATCGTCAAAATAAGAAAGCACAGCCCCGGTGGTTCCGTTAAAGGCAACACTGGTTACCGTTTCCAATATTATCTAAAAACTAGTTTCTCGAATTTATGTATTCCCGAAAAGGACCAATTAGCTTTTTTTCAAATAGCATTAACACGAATTCATTTCTTTCTTCGACCGACATTTTAATAGACCATTCGGGCTTCTTCAAATATCCATTTAATCTGATTACAGAAGGTGAAAATGCACCAATACCAGTCCTGACCGTACAAAGATAAGTGTCTACAGAATCCAGTTTAATTCTAAATTCCTTTTCTGGAAAGCCATTATTATATGTAAAAACATACGAATACGTTTTGTACTCACTGATTCTGTCATCATTAACATAAATGGAATCACGAATTGAATCGGCTATTGGTTGAAGACCAGGATTCAAATTGATAAACATATCTAGCTCTCTGTTGAGATTTTCTTTGGGTATTTCGAAATCATAATCCTTCATTCCTGAAACAATCAAATCATATTGACCAGAACAGTTTATCAATAAGAATGAAAACACCACAACAATTTTTTTCATTTAAGTCCTATAATCTATTTTCTGCGTTACGACCAATTAAAACTGACTTTGGATAAATGATAGCCGCAAAGCCTATCCCGATCGAATAGGCTTTCATAGATAAAAGGGGTGATGACCTTACATGTTTTGTGGCCAGGTAGAGATTTTGGCCA from Bacteroidota bacterium harbors:
- a CDS encoding RHS repeat-associated core domain-containing protein; amino-acid sequence: MRTGLMNYKARMYDPAIGRFYAMDPMGQTPSFYNYCGNNPISFTDPSGEIFGFDDLAVAYFIGHWIGVYTGYQIGKEAGADGWGLLAYSIGGGLIGGYSALAGASIAASEIPFAGTLGLATGSTMNSLGMNVLSGGKNDISSSIGFGAMNWSKGRFDYLGKEGNSTSENFGFLFGGMQNLSDYIAGFDGGMIDVNAAEASKYDWWSHSSITSPDEQVNISIGPNGGDGSIPVTKPTFIRYFDVIDGQGNNNNYYGEPGTWSTKLNNINKSILKEITKKTQNGQGMFWGN